cttacatatgggtgcgtcgcacaatgaccttgctgcggtgcgatggtgtgttatggCTTTAAAGATCGCTCCACAcacgtgcgcgaagccgcgaacgagTGTGGAGCGAacgtcgcagatctgcgaaatcgactccacacgcGGTcgggcttcgcgccgtgattcgcgcatgagtggaGGACCCTAAAGGCTTGTCGAGACTTGCCACGCGTGGAGTAGGAGCAATGAATATGCAACGCTCGAATACGCAAATAACGGTTCGTTATCTATACAATTTTCGCGGTAGTAGAACCTCAGTAATAATAGGTACTAAACCATATCGTATCTATttatctagacgtaatatttgacgtatcttaaagttcgaatcggacCGTATATATCTCGCTCTGGCACGTAATCGTGTCTATCAATCCGTATCATCATCAAGCTCGATGCTATAGCTTCCACCGTTGTCTGCAgtagctttaaaaaaattacccttgCAACACTAGTTGCTTAGCAACGCAATATTTGATGTTTGTTGACGGACGGAATGTCATAACAATGCTGTTGTATTATTCCTAATCAATACTTGAATCTTTATTGAATTGATTTAGCAATTACTACGGATATAGAATGCTGACGATACATCAAGGAATATAGCCTAAATTAATTCTCCACTATCGTAATGAAGTTGTTTACgttatttacttataatgtTGAAATTCAATACAAGAGCTACCTGCTGTCGAAAGCAACGTTTTTCACATTGCTGACAAACGGACTTATTATTATCTTGCCATTCGTTTTTGCATACGGGGGTCGaggtaaaaacaataaatacaaacaaCATGTAATCTGTGTATGATGTATGAGAATCCGCTAACTCTAACCTAACTTTTTTGCAGGTTTTTGGTTAAAGTCCCAGACTTACTTTGAACAACCGGTGGTACATTTTACATACGACTACCTTTTAGTGGCAGAGACCGATGATCCTAGTCAGCCAATAGTGTGTGGTAATGACAACTATGACAATGATGAATACTGTGCAGAATTTCAGGTAAATATGACTACTTTCCAATAACTAGAATAGAAAGAGTAAACTGTTCAGGTGAATTTATGAAACAACATGATTGGGAAGGCATggatccaaataaataaaagtaactacCTAGCGATTTGCTAGCGAGTTGAAAGCGAGGCGAGCGTGCAGCGTGTTTGTCGCGTGCGCGCAACGTGTTCGCCACGAGTGCGCAACGAGTTTGCCGCGAGGATCAACGATATCGCCGCGAGTGCGCAACGATTTCACTGCGTACTGACATACCTACTGGGATTGAAAAAATCGGCGAAATCATTACGCGCTAGCAGCGATATCGCTCGCCTCGCTTTCATCTCGCTCGCAAATCGCTAGTATGATAGGGCCCTTAAGTCATAAAAAGTGTCAGATTTATATCATACCATGGTAAAATGTGAAATACTCTCCCACCACCCATTTACTTTGCCAGTCTGCTGTTAGTTTGCTTTACTTATTTTCttacttaagtacctacttctaATCTTTACTTGCCTAATTTTCTTAGGTGGATGAGCATGATAACAATGGTGATGGAAACAATGATGTATTGGAACTCAAATTTCTTCTTCAAATTCCCCCAGTCAAGATATTAGCTTCAATAGTTCTAGTTTTAGGATTGGACTTCCAATTAAAGGTGAGGGCtactttttatacaaaattagcGAGTTTCTTTAAGTCCTGTTGAATGCCATCACCACAACCTACTCTCTTCTATTGGACTAGATTTTCTATACAAGTAACTAAAGTCATCACTAGTGTTGTTAGTGTGCCCATAGCAGAGCCTTAAGGCTCAAACCATCAGTGCTAGAGCAAAGCTTATTAAGTTGTAACTGTAGTCACGACTGCTTGAGCCTCTAATGATTTATGATTTCCATACAGACAAGTTGGCATTgactattaaataataataggaTTCTGCATAATATCTTAACCCCTCTTTATTCTTTACAGACTGTATGCCCCCTTCACATGCAGGGTTTGGCGATAATAACAAAGGAATTTTCTCTACCACCCACTGCGTTCATTTACTATGGAGACTTGACATTACATCAGGCCTCCCACTTGCCATGTCATCTCAATACTATAGACACTATGTACAATACATCTTTATTTAGATACTTGGAAAGGAAAGATAAAGATGTTGTAGATGCTATTTTAGAAGATTACTTTATCAGAGAAGGTAATATAAATCTACAGTATTTACAAGATTTATAAGGAAGAATTTAGTACCCACTATTTATCCTTTTATGTATTTCTTTAAGTCCTGTCGAATGCCATcaccacataaaaaaagtacaaataaGTGTAATATACGCATAAGTATATACCACAATGATAttcaaattttatgtaatgtttgacttGTAACCTaatgttatcaataaattttcattttcattcattttcattttatactAATATAACTTCATAGATAACTttaaaaccaaagaggatataataagatagagcggtactgtcatagtaaattttgtaaccactgtaaattgattgccatctatcgacatactttaaaactaaaaatgaagatttataaaaatatgttaaaatgtatttaaatatggataaatgatttttttatttgcattaattatttttatatgaatttgacccatgtctttcactgatatgcgttaaaattataaataacaaacgaaaccatcaacgccctctatacgagcgtaggccaaaactagtggcgccatctcttcgaaaatcaaattttcgtaatttttgaggcacgttttttccttagactgtatcctacggagttatatctatctttgttaaaacCAAAGCTActagtttacttttactttATGTTTCAGCTATTATTGACACTAAGACATTACACTCTAGAAGTCGGAATGGACATACCGGAACAATGAATATCAAAATACGACTAAGAATACCTGAGAACCTAGTACTGTATACACCAAGCCTTCTGCAGGAGTTGAAATGGGCGTGGCCACAGTATCTATCTATGGCAGTAATACTTTACTGGATTTTCAATAGAATCAAAAAGTTTGTTTTCAGCAATCGCTTACTGATGGCATGGGAAGTAGTTACGTGGAAGAAACTTTAACTATGAAGTTGTCTAGTTTACATATAATTTCCCACAACtgttttaccaaagataaagTAATAAGTTAGTAATAGTCCCAGACTACTTTCTAAATAGGctgatattttaatttagaataGTTAGATGATAATGCCaattaatgtaatgttttaatttttctattaatGTGAAATAAACacatgaaaaaataatttgttcaacaatttataactataaCAATTAGGTATGTACACACAACTTATCTACATGATATGAATATACATGAGTTTTTCACTGAGTAAGGGTAAGGATAGGTAATTGGCCAGCAAAATCTTTACGGTCAAGTTCTGCACGGTTGTCTTCAATGATGAAGGTTTTGCCACTGTAATCATCTAGTTGCACCAGTAGATACCGACACTGGTAGTTGCCATAATCATTCTGAAATCAAATGTTACTCTGTggttattatatatgtatagcttACTATAAGAAGGGCTCTTGTTATCCAAATGGCAGTCCAGACAAAGGCCA
This DNA window, taken from Cydia strobilella chromosome 4, ilCydStro3.1, whole genome shotgun sequence, encodes the following:
- the LOC134740680 gene encoding transmembrane protein 231-like isoform X2 is translated as MKLFTLFTYNVEIQYKSYLLSKATFFTLLTNGLIIILPFVFAYGGRGFWLKSQTYFEQPVVHFTYDYLLVAETDDPSQPIVCGNDNYDNDEYCAEFQTVCPLHMQGLAIITKEFSLPPTAFIYYGDLTLHQASHLPCHLNTIDTMYNTSLFRYLERKDKDVVDAILEDYFIREAIIDTKTLHSRSRNGHTGTMNIKIRLRIPENLVLYTPSLLQELKWAWPQYLSMAVILYWIFNRIKKFVFSNRLLMAWEVVTWKKL
- the LOC134740680 gene encoding transmembrane protein 231-like isoform X1, which translates into the protein MKLFTLFTYNVEIQYKSYLLSKATFFTLLTNGLIIILPFVFAYGGRGFWLKSQTYFEQPVVHFTYDYLLVAETDDPSQPIVCGNDNYDNDEYCAEFQVDEHDNNGDGNNDVLELKFLLQIPPVKILASIVLVLGLDFQLKTVCPLHMQGLAIITKEFSLPPTAFIYYGDLTLHQASHLPCHLNTIDTMYNTSLFRYLERKDKDVVDAILEDYFIREAIIDTKTLHSRSRNGHTGTMNIKIRLRIPENLVLYTPSLLQELKWAWPQYLSMAVILYWIFNRIKKFVFSNRLLMAWEVVTWKKL